The following proteins come from a genomic window of Flavobacterium eburneipallidum:
- the sufB gene encoding Fe-S cluster assembly protein SufB produces MSKYTEDDLKIELETKEYEYGFYTELESETFPIGLNEDIVRAISKKKEEPQWMTDWRIEAFRAWEQMIEPEWANVKYTKPDFQAISYYSAPKAVDPNKTLDDVDPELLEMYKKLGISVDEQKMMNNVAMDIVVDSVSVATTFKKTLGEKGIIFMSISEAIKEHPELVRKHLGTVVPQKDNFYAALNSAVFSDGSFCYIPKGVKCPMELSTYFRINQAGTGQFERTLLVADEGSYVSYLEGCTAPSRDENQLHAAVVELIALEGAEIKYSTVQNWFPGNKEGLGGVYNFVTKRGMCEKNAKISWTQVETGSAITWKYPSVILKGDNSVGEFYSIAVTNNFQQADTGTKMFHIGKNTKSTIISKGISAGKSQNSYRGLVKIGPNAENARNFSQCDSLLMGNNCGAHTFPYIESKNPTAKIEHEATTSKIGEDQVFYCNQRGIPTEKAIALIVNGFSKDVLNKLPMEFAVEAQKLLEISLEGSVG; encoded by the coding sequence ATGTCAAAATATACCGAAGACGACTTAAAAATTGAACTCGAAACCAAAGAGTATGAATATGGATTTTATACCGAATTGGAATCGGAGACCTTTCCTATTGGTTTAAATGAAGATATTGTTCGTGCTATTTCAAAGAAAAAAGAAGAACCACAATGGATGACCGACTGGCGCATTGAGGCTTTTCGTGCTTGGGAACAAATGATTGAACCAGAATGGGCAAATGTAAAATATACCAAACCTGATTTTCAAGCCATTTCCTATTATTCTGCTCCAAAAGCAGTTGATCCTAATAAAACATTAGACGATGTAGATCCTGAACTTTTGGAAATGTACAAAAAGTTAGGCATCTCTGTCGATGAACAAAAAATGATGAACAATGTCGCAATGGATATTGTAGTCGATTCAGTTTCAGTGGCAACGACTTTCAAGAAAACTTTGGGCGAAAAAGGAATCATTTTTATGAGTATTTCCGAAGCAATTAAAGAACATCCTGAATTAGTTCGTAAACATTTGGGTACGGTTGTTCCTCAAAAAGATAACTTTTACGCAGCATTAAATTCAGCTGTTTTCTCTGATGGAAGTTTCTGTTACATTCCAAAAGGGGTAAAATGTCCAATGGAATTATCAACCTATTTCCGTATTAATCAGGCAGGAACAGGACAATTCGAAAGAACTTTATTAGTGGCTGACGAAGGAAGTTATGTTTCGTATCTTGAAGGATGTACAGCTCCAAGTCGTGACGAAAATCAATTACACGCAGCAGTTGTAGAATTAATCGCTTTAGAAGGTGCCGAAATTAAATATTCTACAGTTCAAAACTGGTTTCCTGGAAACAAAGAAGGTTTAGGAGGAGTTTATAATTTCGTGACAAAAAGAGGAATGTGCGAGAAAAACGCAAAAATCTCTTGGACACAAGTTGAAACAGGATCTGCCATAACTTGGAAATATCCATCGGTTATTTTGAAAGGAGATAATTCAGTAGGCGAATTTTATTCGATTGCGGTAACTAATAATTTCCAACAGGCTGATACAGGAACAAAAATGTTTCACATTGGAAAAAACACAAAATCAACCATTATTTCCAAAGGAATTTCTGCTGGAAAATCACAAAATAGTTATAGAGGATTAGTGAAAATTGGTCCAAATGCAGAGAATGCAAGGAACTTTTCACAATGTGACTCTTTATTAATGGGGAACAATTGTGGAGCGCATACTTTTCCATATATCGAAAGTAAAAATCCAACAGCCAAAATAGAACACGAAGCGACAACAAGTAAAATTGGAGAAGATCAGGTTTTCTATTGCAACCAACGTGGAATCCCAACTGAAAAAGCGATTGCTTTGATTGTGAACGGTTTCAGTAAAGATGTATTGAATAAGTTGCCAATGGAATTTGCGGTAGAAGCACAGAAATTATTGGAAATTTCACTTGAAGGTTCAGTAGGATAA
- the sufC gene encoding Fe-S cluster assembly ATPase SufC, with the protein MLSIKNLHASIGDKEILKGINLEVKAGEVHAIMGPNGAGKSTLSAVIAGNENYEVTEGEVILDNEDLADLAPEERAHKGVFLSFQYPVEIPGVSVTNFMRSAINETRKAKGQEEMPANEMLKLIREKSELLEIDRKFLSRSLNEGFSGGEKKRNEIFQMAMLEPKLAILDETDSGLDIDALRIVANGVNKLKSDKNAVVVITHYQRLLDYIVPDFVHVLYNGRIVKSGDASLAHELEEKGYDWIKQEQEA; encoded by the coding sequence ATGTTATCAATAAAAAATTTACACGCCTCTATCGGAGACAAAGAAATATTAAAAGGAATCAATCTTGAAGTAAAAGCAGGAGAAGTTCACGCCATAATGGGACCTAATGGTGCTGGAAAAAGTACGTTATCAGCTGTAATTGCTGGAAACGAAAATTATGAAGTAACAGAAGGTGAAGTAATTTTGGACAATGAAGATCTTGCTGATTTGGCTCCAGAAGAAAGAGCACACAAAGGCGTTTTTCTTTCGTTCCAATATCCAGTTGAAATTCCTGGAGTATCGGTTACTAACTTTATGAGATCGGCAATTAACGAAACTCGCAAAGCCAAAGGTCAAGAGGAAATGCCTGCCAATGAAATGTTGAAATTGATTCGTGAAAAATCAGAATTATTGGAAATTGACCGTAAATTTTTATCCCGTTCTTTAAACGAAGGATTTTCAGGAGGAGAGAAAAAACGTAACGAGATTTTCCAAATGGCAATGTTAGAACCAAAATTGGCTATCCTTGACGAAACCGATTCTGGATTAGATATTGATGCACTTCGTATCGTGGCTAATGGAGTAAACAAATTGAAAAGTGACAAAAACGCAGTAGTTGTAATTACACACTACCAAAGATTGTTGGATTATATCGTTCCTGATTTTGTTCACGTATTGTACAACGGTCGAATTGTAAAATCTGGTGATGCATCTTTGGCTCACGAGTTAGAAGAAAAAGGATACGACTGGATTAAACAAGAACAAGAAGCGTAA
- a CDS encoding four helix bundle protein produces the protein MATINRFEDLDIWNEARRLAKEIHIISVETGLKTDFKFKEQIKSSSGSVMDNIAEGFERDGNIEFRQFLSIAKGSAGETRSQLYRVFDFGYIDEQKFELLKKDYENLSGKIKNFITYLNKKDFKGNKFQ, from the coding sequence ATGGCTACAATAAATAGATTTGAAGATTTAGATATTTGGAATGAAGCAAGACGGTTAGCAAAAGAAATACATATAATTTCTGTTGAAACTGGATTGAAAACGGATTTTAAATTTAAAGAACAAATCAAATCTTCTTCAGGTTCTGTAATGGATAACATTGCTGAAGGATTTGAAAGAGATGGTAATATAGAATTTAGACAATTTTTATCTATTGCAAAAGGTTCTGCAGGAGAAACAAGGTCACAATTATATAGAGTTTTTGATTTTGGTTATATAGATGAGCAAAAATTTGAACTTTTAAAAAAAGATTATGAAAACTTAAGTGGTAAAATAAAAAACTTTATCACTTATCTAAACAAGAAGGACTTCAAAGGAAATAAGTTCCAATAG
- the sufD gene encoding Fe-S cluster assembly protein SufD has protein sequence MELKEKLLSSFMAFEEKIDVHSELHDVRTSAIKNFENKGFPTKKEESWKYTSLNAILKNDFTVFPKSENEVVKYSDVKKYFLHEIDTYKLTFVDGVFCSHLSSTTHEGIDVCLMSSALNKPKYKMIIDTYFNQIASKDESLTSLNTAFANEGAYINIPKSKVADKPIEIMYFSTGNEAALLVQPRNLIIVGENSHVQIIERHQSLNENPVLTNSVTEIFAQKRAIVDYYKIQNDNHGANLIDNTYVSQKQESHVYVHTFSFGGNLTRNNLNFYHFGERLTSTLNGITIIGDKQHVDHYTLVNHATPNCESFQDYKGIFSDNSTGVFNGKVYVEKEAQKTNAFQKSNNILLGDKSTINAKPQLEIFADDVKCSHGCTVGQLDETALFYMQQRGIPKKEAKALLMYAFSNAVIESIKIPELKQRITKIIAMKLGVKLGFDL, from the coding sequence ATGGAATTGAAAGAAAAATTACTATCGTCTTTTATGGCTTTTGAAGAAAAAATCGATGTTCATTCAGAACTACACGATGTTAGAACTTCGGCTATAAAAAACTTTGAAAATAAAGGTTTCCCAACCAAAAAAGAAGAATCATGGAAATATACTTCGTTAAACGCCATCCTAAAAAATGACTTTACGGTGTTTCCAAAAAGTGAAAATGAAGTTGTTAAGTATTCGGATGTTAAAAAATACTTTTTACACGAAATCGACACCTATAAATTGACTTTTGTTGACGGTGTATTTTGTTCTCATTTGTCTTCTACAACTCACGAAGGAATTGACGTTTGTTTGATGTCATCGGCATTGAACAAGCCAAAATACAAAATGATTATCGATACGTATTTCAATCAAATTGCTAGCAAGGACGAGAGTTTAACGTCTTTAAATACGGCTTTCGCCAATGAAGGAGCTTATATCAACATTCCAAAAAGTAAAGTCGCAGACAAACCTATTGAGATTATGTATTTCTCCACTGGAAATGAAGCCGCACTTTTGGTACAGCCTAGAAATTTGATTATTGTTGGTGAAAATTCACATGTTCAAATTATCGAAAGACACCAAAGTTTAAACGAAAATCCTGTTTTAACGAATTCTGTTACCGAGATTTTTGCACAAAAACGTGCTATTGTTGATTATTATAAAATCCAAAATGACAATCACGGAGCGAATTTAATTGACAATACTTACGTTTCTCAAAAACAAGAAAGTCACGTTTATGTTCACACCTTCTCTTTTGGAGGAAATTTGACCAGAAACAATTTGAATTTCTATCATTTTGGAGAAAGATTGACAAGTACACTAAACGGAATCACCATTATTGGCGACAAACAACACGTAGATCACTATACTTTAGTGAACCACGCTACGCCAAATTGCGAAAGTTTCCAAGATTACAAAGGAATTTTTTCAGATAACTCAACAGGTGTTTTCAACGGAAAAGTTTATGTAGAAAAAGAAGCGCAAAAAACGAATGCTTTTCAAAAAAGCAACAACATTTTGCTAGGCGATAAATCTACAATAAATGCTAAACCACAATTAGAGATTTTTGCCGATGACGTAAAATGCTCTCATGGTTGTACAGTTGGACAATTAGACGAAACTGCATTGTTCTATATGCAACAACGTGGAATCCCAAAGAAAGAAGCTAAAGCTTTATTGATGTACGCATTCTCGAATGCCGTAATCGAAAGTATCAAAATACCGGAATTGAAACAAAGAATTACCAAAATCATCGCTATGAAATTAGGCGTTAAATTGGGATTTGATTTGTAG
- a CDS encoding Uma2 family endonuclease, with amino-acid sequence MATITDINSLDLTKSYTYADYLTWNFQERLEILKGKIFKMSPAPSRKHQDISAKIFRKLDRYFENKTCNIYYAPFDVRLINYKKSTSDKEITTVFQPDICIICDKEKLDDRGCLGAPDLIIEILSPGNSKKEMDIKFDLYEENGVKEYWIVEPFQKSILIYTLQNDRYIGLKPIAEEGLVHSPLFPELSFNVEEIFID; translated from the coding sequence ATGGCTACAATAACAGACATCAACAGTTTAGACCTTACAAAATCCTACACTTATGCGGATTATCTTACTTGGAATTTCCAAGAAAGATTAGAGATTTTGAAAGGGAAAATTTTCAAGATGAGTCCTGCTCCAAGTAGAAAACATCAGGACATTTCAGCAAAAATATTTCGAAAATTGGATCGTTATTTCGAAAATAAGACGTGTAATATATATTATGCTCCATTTGATGTACGCTTAATTAATTATAAAAAAAGCACTTCCGACAAAGAAATTACAACCGTATTTCAACCTGATATTTGTATTATTTGTGACAAAGAAAAACTAGACGACCGAGGCTGTCTTGGAGCACCGGATTTAATTATCGAGATTCTTTCTCCAGGAAATTCCAAAAAAGAAATGGACATTAAGTTTGATTTATACGAAGAAAACGGTGTAAAAGAATATTGGATAGTAGAACCTTTCCAAAAATCAATTTTAATTTACACCCTTCAAAATGACAGATACATCGGACTGAAACCCATTGCCGAAGAGGGATTAGTACACAGTCCGCTATTTCCAGAATTGAGTTTTAATGTGGAAGAAATTTTTATAGATTAA
- a CDS encoding transglycosylase domain-containing protein, whose product MRTRKQKIILALKIIALVFIAIVVGLFVFREALLQQTIDKVSHKMEEDYNSDFSVKKASFVGLSGLDFSEIILVPKDADTLFHIQKMKTSVNLWRLLVGDVQLGTLEIENGYVQLVKNKYGRNFDDFLKKDEAVSDSNEKRDYAKIAYNLISKVLNLIPTDMKVENLEFRLDDNGKKTTVNFQKLRLINKQLETSVEVATKAYSQRIRIEGFADPRNKKADIRFFNIDTGAIKVPYFDERFSLKSSFDSIRIKVENIDKSGGELHIDGFASIANLMINHKKIASKDVVIKNAKFDYRFLLGSNFISIDSSSTVEFNKIKFHPYLAYETEEDTIYKLKVAIPKMKAQDFIVSLPDGLFTHFQGMEAEGNFEYNLDFMFNKNKPNQLIFDSKLNKENLKITKYGEANLTKLNGEFIYRAIIENVQQRPVLVGSTNPNYTPLDQISPYLQKCVLTSEDPSFFSHRGFINEAFKQSILKNIRTKKFSRGASTISMQLIKNVFLTREKTLSRKMEEILLVYILENNRIASKERMLEVYFNIIEWGPNVYGIGEAAQFYFQKSPIDLNLKECLFLATIVPKPKKFMWQFDNAGNLKSYATQQQKFLSNLMLRRGLLTAEDTIGQSTPIQLTGKAHSFLNIKVQDSIPADSLAVELPFEF is encoded by the coding sequence ATGAGAACCCGAAAGCAGAAAATAATTTTAGCTTTAAAAATAATTGCATTAGTTTTTATCGCAATTGTTGTAGGACTTTTTGTTTTTAGAGAAGCATTATTACAACAAACTATTGACAAGGTTTCCCATAAAATGGAAGAGGATTACAACAGTGATTTTTCTGTAAAAAAAGCTTCTTTTGTTGGTCTTTCTGGTCTTGATTTTTCGGAAATTATTTTGGTTCCCAAAGATGCAGATACGTTGTTTCATATTCAAAAAATGAAAACCAGCGTCAATTTATGGCGTTTGCTGGTAGGAGATGTTCAATTAGGAACACTAGAAATTGAGAATGGTTATGTACAATTGGTCAAAAATAAATACGGTCGCAATTTTGATGATTTTCTAAAAAAGGACGAAGCAGTTTCAGATTCTAACGAAAAAAGAGATTATGCTAAAATAGCCTACAACCTTATTTCAAAAGTATTGAATTTAATACCAACGGATATGAAAGTAGAAAATCTAGAATTCCGATTGGACGATAATGGCAAAAAAACAACCGTTAATTTTCAAAAACTACGATTGATTAACAAGCAATTGGAAACTTCTGTTGAAGTAGCAACTAAAGCTTATTCTCAACGAATCCGAATTGAAGGTTTTGCTGACCCTAGAAATAAAAAAGCTGACATTCGCTTCTTCAATATTGATACTGGTGCAATTAAAGTACCTTATTTTGACGAGCGTTTTAGTCTAAAATCAAGTTTTGATTCCATTCGGATAAAAGTTGAAAACATTGATAAATCTGGTGGCGAATTGCATATTGATGGCTTTGCTTCGATTGCCAATTTGATGATTAATCATAAAAAAATTGCCAGCAAAGACGTGGTCATCAAAAATGCAAAATTCGATTATCGATTCTTGTTGGGTTCCAATTTTATTTCCATTGATAGTAGCTCTACGGTTGAATTTAACAAAATAAAATTCCATCCTTATCTGGCATACGAAACAGAGGAAGACACGATTTACAAACTCAAAGTGGCGATTCCAAAGATGAAAGCGCAAGATTTTATTGTATCGCTTCCCGATGGCTTGTTCACTCATTTTCAAGGCATGGAAGCCGAAGGTAATTTCGAGTACAATTTGGATTTTATGTTCAATAAGAACAAGCCGAACCAATTGATCTTTGACAGTAAATTAAATAAAGAAAATCTAAAAATTACCAAATACGGTGAAGCCAATTTGACTAAACTCAACGGCGAATTCATCTATCGAGCAATTATCGAAAATGTGCAACAGCGTCCTGTTTTAGTAGGATCGACCAATCCAAATTACACTCCTTTGGATCAAATTTCGCCTTATTTACAAAAATGTGTTTTAACCTCTGAAGACCCTTCTTTTTTCTCGCATCGTGGTTTTATCAACGAAGCCTTCAAGCAATCGATTCTTAAAAACATTCGAACCAAGAAATTCTCTCGTGGCGCCAGCACGATTAGTATGCAATTAATCAAAAATGTATTTCTTACTCGCGAAAAAACCTTATCCCGAAAAATGGAAGAAATTTTATTGGTTTATATCCTTGAAAACAACCGAATTGCCAGCAAAGAACGAATGCTGGAAGTTTATTTCAATATTATCGAATGGGGACCAAATGTGTATGGAATTGGCGAAGCGGCACAGTTTTATTTCCAGAAAAGTCCAATAGATTTGAACCTGAAAGAATGTCTGTTTTTGGCGACTATTGTTCCAAAACCAAAGAAATTCATGTGGCAATTTGACAATGCAGGAAATCTAAAATCATACGCTACTCAACAACAAAAATTCTTAAGCAATTTGATGCTGCGAAGAGGACTTTTAACTGCAGAAGATACCATTGGACAGTCCACTCCGATACAACTTACTGGAAAAGCCCATTCGTTTTTGAATATAAAAGTACAAGATTCCATTCCAGCAGATTCCTTGGCGGTGGAACTCCCTTTTGAGTTTTAA
- a CDS encoding YicC/YloC family endoribonuclease, with protein MIQSMTGFGKASLQLPTKKITVEVKSLNSKGLDLSVRMPSAYREMELGLRNQIALKLERGKVDFSIFIESTAEQTSTKVNVPIVKAYINQLREVYPDADETELMKMAIRMPDTLKTEREEIDENDWAEIQKVILEALDYIGNFRKDEGASLEKEFQLRIGNIRQYMNDALALDPERVQAIKDRLQTAISELKVNVDENRFEQELIYYLEKLDITEEKVRLTNHLDYFLETINGSEANGRKLGFITQEMGREINTMGSKSNHAQMQKLVVMMKDELEKIKEQVLNVL; from the coding sequence ATGATACAATCAATGACTGGATTTGGTAAAGCAAGCTTGCAATTACCAACCAAAAAAATAACGGTAGAAGTAAAATCCCTAAACAGTAAAGGCTTGGATTTAAGCGTGCGAATGCCTTCTGCTTATCGCGAAATGGAATTGGGTTTACGCAACCAAATTGCCTTGAAATTAGAAAGAGGAAAAGTAGATTTTTCGATTTTTATTGAAAGTACTGCCGAACAAACTTCTACAAAAGTGAATGTGCCGATTGTAAAAGCTTACATCAATCAATTGCGTGAAGTTTATCCTGATGCTGATGAAACGGAATTGATGAAAATGGCGATTAGAATGCCAGACACGTTGAAAACCGAAAGAGAAGAAATTGACGAAAATGACTGGGCTGAAATTCAAAAAGTAATTTTGGAAGCCTTGGATTATATTGGCAATTTCAGAAAAGACGAAGGTGCTTCATTAGAAAAAGAATTCCAGTTGCGTATTGGAAATATTCGTCAATATATGAATGATGCTTTGGCACTTGATCCAGAACGTGTTCAGGCGATAAAAGACCGTTTGCAAACTGCGATTTCTGAATTAAAAGTCAATGTAGATGAAAATCGTTTTGAACAGGAATTGATTTATTACCTAGAAAAATTAGACATTACTGAAGAAAAAGTCCGTTTGACCAATCACTTGGATTATTTCTTGGAAACCATCAACGGATCGGAAGCTAATGGTAGAAAACTAGGTTTCATTACTCAAGAAATGGGACGTGAAATCAACACTATGGGTTCCAAATCCAATCACGCTCAAATGCAAAAATTAGTCGTGATGATGAAAGACGAATTGGAAAAAATTAAGGAACAGGTTTTGAATGTGTTGTAA
- the gmk gene encoding guanylate kinase encodes MKKGKLIVFSAPSGSGKTTIVRHLLKQEDLNLEFSISAATREARGEEVSGKDYYFMSLKEFKTHIKNEDFVEWEEVYRDNFYGTLKSEVERIWAQGKNVIFDIDVAGGLRIKHKFPEETLAVFVKPPSVDELKRRLKERSTESEEKINMRIAKAHVELATAPQFDVIIKNYDLDIALEEAYQLVKDFVNK; translated from the coding sequence ATGAAAAAAGGAAAATTAATAGTTTTTTCGGCACCATCGGGTTCAGGAAAAACGACCATCGTTAGGCATTTATTAAAGCAGGAAGACTTGAATTTGGAGTTTTCAATTTCGGCAGCAACGCGAGAAGCTCGTGGCGAAGAAGTAAGTGGAAAAGATTATTACTTTATGTCGCTCAAAGAATTCAAAACCCACATCAAAAACGAAGATTTTGTAGAATGGGAAGAAGTCTATAGAGATAATTTCTACGGTACTTTAAAAAGCGAAGTAGAACGCATTTGGGCTCAAGGAAAAAATGTGATTTTTGACATTGATGTTGCTGGCGGTTTGCGAATCAAACATAAATTTCCTGAAGAAACTTTAGCCGTTTTTGTAAAACCACCCAGCGTGGACGAACTCAAAAGAAGACTCAAAGAACGTTCTACCGAAAGCGAAGAAAAAATCAATATGCGCATTGCCAAAGCCCACGTAGAATTGGCTACGGCACCACAATTTGACGTTATAATTAAGAATTACGATTTGGATATTGCTTTGGAAGAAGCGTATCAGTTGGTAAAGGATTTTGTAAACAAATAA
- the nadD gene encoding nicotinate (nicotinamide) nucleotide adenylyltransferase — MKIGLYFGTFNPIHMGHLIIANHFAEHTSLDQIWMVVTPHNPLKKKETLLDDYQRLQLVTLATEDYPKIKPSDIEFKLSQPNYTVNTLAHLQDKFPQHEFSLIMGEDNLKSLHKWKNHEVILQNHEVYVYPRISSESENLELKKHPKIHFIAAPVVEISSTFIRKNIKENKNVQPLLPSKVWEYIDHNNLYKK, encoded by the coding sequence ATGAAAATCGGTCTCTATTTCGGAACATTCAATCCTATTCACATGGGGCATTTGATTATTGCTAATCATTTTGCCGAACACACTAGTTTGGATCAAATTTGGATGGTCGTAACGCCACACAATCCGTTGAAAAAGAAAGAGACTTTGTTGGACGATTACCAACGATTACAACTAGTTACTTTGGCTACCGAAGATTATCCAAAAATTAAACCTTCGGATATTGAGTTCAAATTGTCGCAGCCGAATTATACGGTAAATACTTTGGCACATTTGCAGGATAAATTTCCGCAGCATGAATTTTCGTTAATTATGGGTGAAGACAATCTCAAGTCGTTGCACAAATGGAAAAATCACGAGGTCATTTTACAAAATCATGAAGTTTATGTTTATCCTCGCATTTCATCAGAAAGTGAAAATTTAGAACTCAAAAAGCATCCTAAAATTCATTTTATTGCTGCACCTGTCGTTGAAATTTCATCTACTTTTATTCGGAAAAACATCAAGGAAAACAAAAATGTACAACCGCTTTTGCCTTCCAAAGTTTGGGAATATATTGACCATAATAATTTATATAAGAAATAG